The genomic DNA AAATCTAATTTGGTTTTATCTCATCCTTGACAGCACCCTAGACCCCGCAAGGGATTGTAGGGGGGATTTTGCCCTACAGCACAAATAGCCCCAAACGGATTGGGGCCGTAAGGATGGGATTCTCGTTAAACGAGTGTGCCTGAAGACGTGTTGCGTAGTTGGATTGCCTTGGCAGGAAGCGGGATACCCAGTGCCTTGAGGACCTCGCTTAGGTTCTGTGGTGGCGGTGGAACGCTGAGGAATTCTTTCCCGAGAAACTCGGCTTTCATCACGTGCCAACGCGAGAGGTCTTTCATGATTCGCTCGCCTGTGTACCAACGGTCATTCAGTTCCTCCAGCCGTTGCTCGCGCTCGTCTGCGTTGGTCATCTGCTCTGCTTCTTGCTCTTGCTGCGCCCACCCACGTCGGTACATCACTTGGATCTCTTGCTCGAACAGATAGGCAAGTACGCAGACGAAGATGTGCCCGCGCACACGTTTTTCATTCCAGTGGTACACCGGCCCTACATCCAGGAAGTTCTTGATCTCTCGAAAAGCCCGCTCTACGTTCATCAACGTTTTGTAGGAAGTAACCACCTGTTCGGCAGGGAGCAACGTGTTGGTCTTAATCACAAACTTTCCGTCGCGTAAGGCTTCTTTGGCGAGGGCCGCCTCATTCCATGTGTAGGAGAGCTTCTGTTCACTGAACTCCACCTCAAGGAACCCCTGTACACCTTTTTTGGTGAGGATGTCACTGACTTTGAGCATGATGGACTGTGTACTTGCTTTTCGCCCGCGATGGGGCTTGTCCAACCACGTCTGGTAGTCCACCAATGCCTGTTCCGCTTCCTCCAATGCCGATGTGCGGAAGGCTTCATCCGCCTTCGCCTTCAGCGGATTGTAGCAGAGAATATAGCGCGCATCTTGCCCTTTCTCATCGTCTTCCACTGCAGATGCGGGCACTTCGAGATAGCTGAGATTTCCGCGCAGCTCAGTGTAGAGAGAGAGGTCACCGTACTGTGCCAATAAGGTGTCGCTAACCACGCGGCCACGTTTGTGGTAGCCCACAATATAGGGATACTCAAGCGCCGCCAACAACTCCGTGTTCTTTTTCGTGACCATACCGCGGTCTCCGACGAACACACATTGTTCAACGGAGAAGTCTTTCTTCAAACGCTCCAGAACTTCCTTGACGGTCTTTTTGTCCGGCGTGTTTCCCGCAAAGACTTCATGGGTAATTGGCAACCCATCCGGAGTCACAAGCAGACCCAGCTCGACCTGTTCCAGGTCCGGCCTGTGGGTTCGTGAATATCCATGCTTGCCAATTGGGCAGTGGTGGCCACTGAGGTGCGTACTGGTCAGGTCATAGAGTACAAGCGATAAACGAAAGTTCAAGAGGTCCGTGAGTCGTTGATAGATAAATGTCTCCAGTTCGGGCTTCATATCCATCAGGTGATCCAGCGCACGATAGAAATGTTGCAACTGCCAGGATTCACCTTCCTCCTCCGGAAGATACATGTCCTCAATCGTATGAAACAAATCCAACTTACTAGACGGATTCATCAAACGGTTACAGACCATGGCCTTTACATAGCGAGCTACGTCAAAGGTGACCTGACGGTCTTTGAGTCCGGTCTCTATCGCCTTGGTCAACCCAAGCTGATCCCACAAAAATTGAACCACGTAGGGAACGCCAAAAGAGAGGGTCGACTTGGGGTCAAAGTCCTCAATCGAACCAGAGGTACGGTTCTGTAGGAGCGATTCAAGGGTACGAATAAACTGCTCAATCTCTTGCTCAGAGTAGTTATCGATGTTACCAAGACTGGCAATCCGACGCTTTTTAACGGTTTTTCCCTCGCGATAGGACTCAACAATATGCATATACCTGTAGGTACGACCATCGGGGCGTTTTGTGGATACAACTTGTGCGAACACTGGGCTCACCACCGCTCATAATATTACCTACAATTATACAATATAAATACTTTTATAACAAGGAAAAAGTTATCCACTGTCCAAACACATTTTGACCTACATTTTTGAGCTCAAAACACAACTTATCAACAGAAAAACCGCGCAACGGCGCGGCTTCGGGATACTGATAACCTACTTTTCCACAGCTAAACTGTCAAAGATGAGTTTTATCTGTTGTCGGACTAATTGTTCTTTTTGGGGCAACCGCGGGTTTTTATTATTACGCAACTCACCCTCACGTCTATAAAGTCACAGGAAAAGGTGAGTTCCAAGCAAGTTTTACAGTTGGTAGCTTTAGCTTTACCAATCTGAATGAACAAACGGGCGGAAATGCAAACCTCGGTAGCACTTCCAGCTCTTCTGCAAACGCATATGTGGGCGCAGAATCCCATCTTCAAGGCATAATACATAACAATACTGCTCACACACTTTATATAACCAGTATCAAACTTGAATGTTTTGACAGTCAACATAAATTGTTAGGTAATGTTAAGAGCAACTCAGATCCAATAGTGTTAGCGCCTGATGGCCAGCATGAATTTAATATTACGGATAACTCTTCTGGAATTCCGTTTAGTTTTCATCAAGTGGCTAATGCAAGTGCATATGTGGAATATCACAAATAAAATTACTGGAGATAGGTAAGTAGGCCATTTTTCATACCTATACGTGGAGCGTTGAAATTGAATAAGGCAACGAGAGTAAGCTTTAGTCCCGTTGCCTTGTGAAGGTGGGGTTAAAATGAAAGGACATTTATATACAGCTGAGGAGTTGGTTAAACAGTTAAGGCCACAAAAACTAACGCAGAAACTATGGAGATATATGGATTTCACTAAATTTATCAATATGTTAAGTGAGCGTGCATTGTATTTCCCACGTGCAGACTTATTTAACGACCGCCGAGAAGGCCTTCCTCCTCCTCGAAGTTACCAACGAATCGAACAAGAATTAAGTACATTACCATCGCAAATAACCAAAGGGCACATGGAAGAATACCTCGAATATCACGAGAAGATTCGAAGATTGGCTTATGTCAGTTGTTGGCATATGAATGATGACGAATCTTTTTCCATGTGGCAAGCCTATGGCGCACGTGAAAACGGCATTGCAATACAGACTACATATAAGAATTTTGAAAAATGTTTTCAGCAGTATAATGGGGATTTTATACTAGGAAAAATGCTCTACTTGGATTATCAGACTGATGAAATCACGCCATCAAGTCATGTATTTCATTTCTTTCAAAAACGTAACTATTTTAGCTCTGAGAAAGAATTTCGTGCGGTATTGTTTAACATGAGAAAACAAGATGAATCCCTGGGATATCGCTGGACTGAAAATGGAGTCTACGTTCCAATTGACTTGCGCCGATTGATCAAAAATGTCTATATTCCACCATTAGCCCCAGACTGGTATTTCAACACAGTAGTTGCTACTCTAGCGAGATTTGGACTTAAAACGATACCAGTACAGAAATCAGGCATATAGAAATAAAACATTGGATGATATGTGGAAATACAATCATTAGAAATTTAAGTGAGGTGATGTGTGACGAAGAATAGTATATTTTCCACAATTCTCTTTGTTCTCCCAGGGATCTTAATGATGACAGTTGCTGATCACTTTGGAAAAGCTTCTGCAAAAAAGATGTCGGATTACGAAAAAACATTATTCGGAATTGCGTGGAGTGTCCCAATCATGCTGGTTGTCTGGCGCTTATACGTATGGATACTACGACCGCACGTGGGACTTCAGACATTTATACTCGGGCTGTCACCTAAGTATCATGCAATTTGGTATCTTGGAACGGCATCTATTGTTGCGTTGATAGCGGGATATATGTATGGGAAACTGGGTGTCTCACTTGTGGAGTTCCTGATTAATTTGTTACGTGGTAAAGACTCGTTTAGTTATTCCACATCGGTGTGGGAAACATTTTCCGGAAATCGTGAAGAAGCATTAATACGGGTTATTAACTTAGCAAATCCAACACAACCGTATTTAGGGACATTGGACCGCTGGTCTACTTCAACGGAATCTGAGAACGGGCTACTTCTAAAAAATACAGACGAGATGGTGCGACTGAACAAATATCTGCGTTACCCAATAAGAACGTACTACAATACAGCAACAAATACAGTATATGAGTATTTTACTTTGAATCAAGAAAAAGAAGCACTTAAAAAATTGCGGGCGGACAAAGGGTCATCTTAATCCGCCCATACTAATTCAATTGTCTTCTTGAGTATCACTCTCTGTGTCCAGCTCCCGAATTTGCTCCGAAATTCTGTCTGATTCCTCTGTATGCTTTCCCCGGCTTTTCTCAAAAGTGTCTTCGTGTTTCACTTTTCGTTTTTCATTTTCCCCAGGCATCATCATACCTCCCATAAAATAAAAAAACTTACAAACTTACAGTTTATAATACACGTTCTACTACATACTTTGTAAAAATTAAGGCTTAACTTAGTCTCACTCTCACCACACTACCAGCCCACTCCTACACTCAAGTCCGATATTGGCAGCAGCGTTATCGGTAAACAGTGAGCCCTCTTGAATATAGCGTAGCACCATTAAAACACTGTGGTGTCCTGTTTCCAAGGACGTCGCTATGGCACGGGAAGATTTTAAAACAGTGCCGATTAGTGCGAAACGTACACGCATTCGCAGAGTTGACTTTCTGGAATGGCTGGTACGGCTATCCGGATAACTGAGAGTAGATGTAGAGATGTAGCAAGGCACAAGTTTAATATTATATCACGAGGAAGCCGATTTGTTGTAGATAATCCCAGTAGTTGCAAAACGTTAAGTCATACCACTTGAACAGGAGGTGACGACATGCAAGCAGAGACTAAAGAAAGAGTGGTATTCAGCGAAGAGGTATCGGCTGTGTTCGTCAAGCGAAATGTTGACCACCTTGCTAACCGAATTATTGACCACCCTGAGTAGAACTGCTCCGGCTATGAATAGACTCTCGTAGCCAGTGTTGTCAAGTGTCGAGTTACTTGTTGTTAAAAAGAAAGAGCGTCTGTGCTTGCATCGGCTCGTTCCTGGGATACTGTATTGTTTTCACTCTTCTCACTAGAGCCCTTCTGCCATCCTCATTGTTCCACCCCCGACACAGTCATCTGTTGTCGACTCTGGCTCTCTCGAAATCTAAAAGATTCCCCCTCAAACAGTAGAATATGAGAGTGATGAGTAAGCCTGTCCAACAGCGCTGTTGTCAGCGTTGCATCATGGAAAACGTCTGTCCAGCGGGCGAATTCAAGGTTCGTTGTAATCAGAAGACTCCCCTTTTCATAGCGATGCGCACAGAATTGAAACAGCAATGGTCCGCCTTGTTCTAACGAAACGTACCCGAGTTCGTCCAAAATGACGAGGTCAAACTTGTCCCAAGTACGCAGGTATCGAGGCAATCTGTACTCAGACTCTGCCTGCAGAAGTTCTTGGATAAGCTGCATTACAGAGATGAATCGAACACGGTAGCCTGCTGTAATCGCAGCCATACCAAGCGCAATCGACATGTGCGTCTTGCCCGTTCCAGAACCACCCATGCAAACAACATTCTCTTTATCTCGAATAAACTGTCCCTCAGCGAGACCTACAATCTTTGCTTTAGGCAATGCTGGTATAGCTGAGAAGTCGAAATCCTGCAGCGTCTTTTGAGCGGGAAACTTGGCTTGCCGTGTGTAAGTTAGCAATCGGTTCTGTTGCCTGGATGTAGCTTCTTCGGAAAGGCAGGCTGAAAGAAATTGAAGGGCTGAGTGGTTCTTGTCTATCGCCTCTCTCGCTAATGCTGCATAGGCTTTACGCAGTCCTGGCATTTTCAGTTCCTTGCAGTGAATATCAATCATGGCGCTGTAAATTTCCTCACTCATTAGTGAATCACCCGTTTCGTCAGGGAATCGTATCGTGCAGGATTCTGTTTCATCGTCCGAAATTGTTTGAGTTCATCTGGCACCGTGAATACAGAGGCTGCGGCGTCCATAGGGAGGAGCTTGGCACGGATTTGATCGGCGGTGACGACATCTGGACCAATGTCTTCAATGGCACGCAATATGTCCTGGGGAGAAAACGTCCGATGTAGTTGTAGAATCGCAACAAAGTCTTTGTACCCATCCATACGGGTTGCTGTCATTCTACGACGGATACGTTGGTATACTTCTGGTAATTGACGGACAACAGCGGCGTGCGTGGCAGCATGGGGCTTGTAGGCTAAGACGGGGAGGTAATGGTCTAATTCCAGAAATGTCTCATTCCTATCGTGGCAACGGACGTGCGTGGCTACCACTCTCTCCCGGTCCAGCACTTCTATGCGCTCGGCGTATGCCATGAGCGTCAAAGTCTTGCCCACATAGATGCTGGGCACAGAATATCGATTGCGTTCAAAGTTTACGAGACAGAGTTTGTTTACAACCACAGGATGGGCTGTGGCACAACGATAAGGGTGTGTGGGAAGCGGGCGCAGTGCCAACTGTTCCTGCTCCCACTCAGACCAGCGCTTGTCTCGCTGTTTGGTGCACCAATCTAGAAGTTGGGCGTTCAGCGCATCTAAGTCCGGTACGTCTGGAACTGGGACGCAAGTGTTGCGACGAACATAACCGACGCTGTTTTCTACGCCTCCCTTTTCATGTGGCTCCCCGGGTCGGCAGAAGTCACTGTCAAAGAGGTAGTGTGCTCGTAGACTGGACAGAAGCTGATGTTCCTCTCTCAAAGGTCCCGCTAAGATCTTCGTGACTGCAGTCTTGGGATTGTCATAACGGACATCCCCAGGCACGCCCCCGAACCATTCAAAAGCCAAGCGATGCCCTTCTAAAAACGCTTCCAGTTTTTCTGTGTGAAAAGCATGAGCAAAAGGAACACCACTACTGCGCATCCGCATGACAAATATACAGACTTTCTTTGTCTCGTTGCCTAGTTTTATAACAACATGACCAAAGTCGACTTCCGCTAGTTCGCCCGCATCAGCTGTCAGTGGAATAAAGGCTTCTTTCTTCTTATTGCGGATACGAGCTACCCAGTGGCGGACGGTGGATTCAGCAGCAGTAAACTCCTCCGGATACTCCTCTTTAAGGCGTTCATGAATTCTGGCTGATGTATGCCGCTGCTTCTTTGGGACGCTAGGCGCTTCATCTTCACGCAGCCAAGTTTCAATGATTGGTAGCCATTGTTCCATCACCGGACGAGGACGAGGCTTCGTCAATGTGTACTGTGGAATCTCCGAATTTTTCAACATCTTACGCACCGTTTGGCGAGCAACTTTACAGCTCTTACTAATTTCCCGAATAGACCAACCCTCAACATAGTGCTTTTTCCTGATATACTCTTTATCGACCATCCCGTACATTCCTTTCCTCCTGTCCGCCTAACGTTACCCAACTACAGCGTACAGGAACTGGATTGAGGGGTGGTCAACTTTTTGGTTGTCAAGGTACCTCCACGTGGTCAACTTTTATATTAGCGAACACATCGGCCCTTATCATTCCGATCCTCCTCCGTGGATTAGCACGCAGGAGAAAGCGTCTGGCGCAGCAAGCGCGGGAGCAGAGGGAACAGGAGACTAGTAGCCGCATAGAATAAGTGCTTTGGTATCCTAGAAGGATTCGCTAAAATGGTTGGTCTGAGGGCCTCAATTTTATTCAGAGACATCAAGGAGTATATTGCCATTCTTACTCAGACCTCAAAATTGGGGGTTGATCAATTCTTCACCGCAAGTAGGTATCAAGCAGGTACTTGCAGACGTTACCTTCGCTATAATCCCCGCATTAATATGACATGGGAAAAGGCAGCGTGTATAGGTGTACGCTGCCTTAACCACAGTTACCGCAATATTTCTAAATGGAGGCAATGCAAGAATATCGAACTTCATGTAACCCGTCGATAATCTTCTGTGTGAAGAATTTACGAAAGGAGAATTGGAATGACTGAGTGTGAACGACTAGGCGTTCATTGCACCAACGAACCAAGCGAAGAAGCGCTAGATAATTTTTGGAAGATCGCAGCTCGTATCGCGATGAGATACGCAAAAGAGGAATTACAGCGTGAACGAGAGATGAAGCAAGAAGCCTAACAACTGCATAGGGTACGTGCTTCGGCACTACCCGAGGAAAAAGTTAGACAAGCCTATGTGAGAGGAGATGCAGTAATGAACGAACGCAGGATTGTAGCACGCGGTGGCAAATTTGTTGCAGATAGTCGGGAAGTTGCAAGAGTGACGGAAACGAGACACCACAACCTCATTGCAAAGATAGACGGCTTTGTAAAAGTCCTTGTTACTGACCTTAACTTTAAGGTGAGTGACTTCTTCCTCGAAACGAGTTACCAAGACACCACCGGACGTACCTTGAAGCGCTACGACATCACGCGCAAAGGTTGCGACATGGTTGCAAACAAGACGACCAGAGGGAAAGAGAGTTGCAACTCAAGCCTACGAGCAATGAGCTTTTCCCCGATTCTGGGGAGAAGTGATATGGCCATGTGGCTGAGACATTGGCGGTTCCGCTTTTTGCGTATTCGCGATGAGTCCAGCTTTGGATCCACCTGTTCTATTGCTTATGGAACTATTACCCATTTCGGTGGTCCCATTTATCGCAGGAACAAGAGAGAGTTGTGATTCCATCAGAAAACAATATCAGTGTAACATGACTGTAATAGAAGGTTCTTATACTCTAAATCAGTAAGTGAGTTCGCTCACATTTGACCCCCTTATGAAAATATATATTACGTTTACGCCGCCTTCATGGGCGGCTATTTTATTGGCGCAGCAGATAAGCAGGTTACAAAGGGTGATAACACTTCAGGTGAGTCCAGCTTTGGATCCTCCTCTTCTATCGTTGATGGAACTCTACGCAATTTGCGTATGGTCGCGAGGAGAGAATTTAACCGTGGACAAATTGACGATGGTTGCATCAAAAAAGGACCCGAAGGTCCCGTGATGCACAATATATGTCACTGGCCAAACTCCGCTTTAATCCGGCTTGTTGCACCTCTAATTCCATTAAAGAGAACAATGCCGGATAGGATTGCTGCAAACGCCATGATCATCTGCATCTTCTATCACGCCCCAATGTTCTGTTCTAGCAGACGCCCCACCTTCGCATACTGCCGCGATGACCACAGATGTCATCTCACCTATCCATGTAAGTCCCTTTTTGGAAGAATTAAGGATTAAAGAAGAGAGACCTACACTAGGTCTCTCTTTTGTACACAGTCACAGTGAAAATGTGTTGTTTACGATGAATATGACTATCGATAAAGGGTGATCTGACGGACTATGAGGTAGATCTAAGGCTATTTGTGGTGGAACCACGGTTATTTTCTGGATCGAATTTGGGATCTCCAGAAATATAGTCGGAGGTGATAAAAATGCACATTGTTATTAATGTGGCTTCTCTGACAATATTGTTTCACCACATCACTATTGTTGTGACGATTTGCAGACCATCCAAGAAGAAGTAATTAGCAATAATTGAACTGTTTGTTTTCCGCAAGTTAAAAATGCAGAGAAACGCGGCGTTAGAATTCCCAGTAATAAAACGCTATATCTATCTGTGCTAAGGAAGTTGCTTGAGATGGAGCCTCTGCGATCGTATATAGGTTGGAAGGACTCACGGCTTCAGAAACTCAGAGGCTATCACGCTCGCGCCTCCCTATCAAGCGCGCGTAAAATCGGGAAATACGCTGCCGCATTTCTCTGCAAATCATAAATGTTTTTTCTTCATGGGTGGATACGCAGGATTATGACATCGTTTGTAATCCTTTTGAGCACTTGTTTATCGGAGCCATACTCTCGATGGGATTTAATATTGCTCATTTAGGTGTAGGACTTGCAAAAGACCCCAATCCCTAGCGCAAAATCTTCTCCTTCTCATTCGCCTGCGTAAGTTGATCAGTCAACGGATCATCGTTACAAATCAAGGAAAATCGTCGTCACATTTGCGATATCCGGTATCGAACGCTTGTCCTATCAGGTGTAACCATCCAGGCGTCCTCTCGGCTAATGGACTCAATCTGCACTCTGCTTCTTTTCGCAAACTTCTGGATGGCCGCTTCAAGTTCTTCTGTTATCGGCAGCGTATAAACCGTTGGATCGCTGTAGACCTGGTAGAACGAGTAGCGCATAGGATTCCCTCTTTCACAAGCGCATGGTATCGCGTCCCAACAATAGCGCAATCTTTCTATTCCATTCAACTGCGTTCAATTGCATGTATAATGCAAAGGCTTTTAGGGTGGAGTAGAATAATGGATATTGTGGTAAAGGGTGTTTTAGACGTAGGAATATAGAGAGGGATAATGGCCTTTGAATAAAATTGTTATGGGAATAGTTGTTACTTGTACATTGGGTCTATCGTTGGGGCTGTCCGGTTGTGATCCTTTAAGTTCACAGGTATCTAAGACAACAGCCGCTAACCTCCCGGCCGGCTATAAAACAAAACCAATGGTCTCAAAGGATTTGGGAGGGCAGCTATTCCTTGGCGTGTTCCGTCCTTCCAAGGGAGGGAATGCAGACACATTGATCGCTGCAATTTACAAAAAAGGTAAAAAAGGTCCTAGTATCTTGTCGTCACAAGATTTACCTCAGACCGGTTTTTCAGACGGAACCCCAACTCTAAAAACATATAGTTTCAATGGGTTTAAAATGCCTGTTGTACTTTGTGCATTAGGGGGAATGGCCCCAAGCAATCCCTATTCTGCAGACGTTTTTGTTGACTCTAATGGACACGTGTTTTCAGATGGCTCATATACGATGGGCACCTATTCGGGGATGAAATCGATTAGTTCGAAAATGGCTAAAGCAGTTCAACCAATCAGTGACCCCGGTTCAATGCAAGGGATTGCGCTTTTTGACGGAACAAGCGCAAGGCTTCTTCGATACAGTCCTAAAAATCACTTAGCAATGACAGATTCGATTAAACAACAAAGCCAACTTATACCACTTGAAGAAAGTAACTCTCCTTACATAGAGGTCTCTTTAACTTTGAACGCCAACGGAGCTCCATCCTCGATATCGGATGTATTAGGGACTTTTCAAAATCAGTCCAAGGATCCAACTACAGGGCTGACAACCATTACAGTGAAATCAGGTACGTCTGTAGCCATTAATACCGAAAGTATGTTAAATGCTACGATTTATAACGATCTACAAGGCCCCGGGGGCATCAGCAATGTTGTAGGCAACAGGGCTGTAGGTAGATTTTTGCAGGGGCAATTCATAGCCGAAACAGATATTCAATCATCACTTAAAACAGGACCGCTTAAGCCTGGAGAATATCGATTCTTAGTAGAGAACAATAGGGATAGTTCATTTATACAATTTATCGTACATGTAGAATAATCGACACCATTCAATTGCATGAATCGGTTAACTTGTTTAACGCCCTAAAGAGCGTTAATTGAGACAAGGACGGATGCATGATGCAAAAGTACAGTTGGAAACTAGGGTTAGGAACATTCATCGTATTGGCCTCCTTTTTTTATTGGTACGACCATCGTCCTCAAAGATTCGAGCAGCGGTTTCTTAACTTTATCCCCAAAAATGAAATTGGTGCGCCTCACAACATGAAGTACCTTGTCGAACATGATGCGGGCGATGGAGGCTATTATAAGTCCAACGAACTACCTGGAAAAATCGTTGTCACACCAGGTTCGAACGGAAGTCACCTGATTAATTGGACGCTCCCTTCTCCCACCCTCGGGAAAATCACCTATAAATTCGAGCTTGAGAAAAATGGATTTCTTACCGCTAAAAACACATGGTCAAATCAACTCATGGGCAAGTATATTCCTTCTAGCGCTATTCCTACCAATTCCGCGTCCTAATCATGGTGTCTTCAATTTTGGACTGAAAAAATAAGATTGGGGAACCGCAATAGATTCAGTTTTTCCACTTCATGTATCATATGGTCAAGCACTGCACTGTGTGTACCTTATGTACTCCGATGTAACCGAAATCCTCATGAAATCGCACATCCG from Alicyclobacillus sp. SO9 includes the following:
- a CDS encoding IS1634 family transposase produces the protein MFAQVVSTKRPDGRTYRYMHIVESYREGKTVKKRRIASLGNIDNYSEQEIEQFIRTLESLLQNRTSGSIEDFDPKSTLSFGVPYVVQFLWDQLGLTKAIETGLKDRQVTFDVARYVKAMVCNRLMNPSSKLDLFHTIEDMYLPEEEGESWQLQHFYRALDHLMDMKPELETFIYQRLTDLLNFRLSLVLYDLTSTHLSGHHCPIGKHGYSRTHRPDLEQVELGLLVTPDGLPITHEVFAGNTPDKKTVKEVLERLKKDFSVEQCVFVGDRGMVTKKNTELLAALEYPYIVGYHKRGRVVSDTLLAQYGDLSLYTELRGNLSYLEVPASAVEDDEKGQDARYILCYNPLKAKADEAFRTSALEEAEQALVDYQTWLDKPHRGRKASTQSIMLKVSDILTKKGVQGFLEVEFSEQKLSYTWNEAALAKEALRDGKFVIKTNTLLPAEQVVTSYKTLMNVERAFREIKNFLDVGPVYHWNEKRVRGHIFVCVLAYLFEQEIQVMYRRGWAQQEQEAEQMTNADEREQRLEELNDRWYTGERIMKDLSRWHVMKAEFLGKEFLSVPPPPQNLSEVLKALGIPLPAKAIQLRNTSSGTLV
- a CDS encoding FxLYD domain-containing protein codes for the protein MGAESHLQGIIHNNTAHTLYITSIKLECFDSQHKLLGNVKSNSDPIVLAPDGQHEFNITDNSSGIPFSFHQVANASAYVEYHK
- a CDS encoding DUF6338 family protein, encoding MTKNSIFSTILFVLPGILMMTVADHFGKASAKKMSDYEKTLFGIAWSVPIMLVVWRLYVWILRPHVGLQTFILGLSPKYHAIWYLGTASIVALIAGYMYGKLGVSLVEFLINLLRGKDSFSYSTSVWETFSGNREEALIRVINLANPTQPYLGTLDRWSTSTESENGLLLKNTDEMVRLNKYLRYPIRTYYNTATNTVYEYFTLNQEKEALKKLRADKGSS
- the istB gene encoding IS21-like element helper ATPase IstB, with the translated sequence MSEEIYSAMIDIHCKELKMPGLRKAYAALAREAIDKNHSALQFLSACLSEEATSRQQNRLLTYTRQAKFPAQKTLQDFDFSAIPALPKAKIVGLAEGQFIRDKENVVCMGGSGTGKTHMSIALGMAAITAGYRVRFISVMQLIQELLQAESEYRLPRYLRTWDKFDLVILDELGYVSLEQGGPLLFQFCAHRYEKGSLLITTNLEFARWTDVFHDATLTTALLDRLTHHSHILLFEGESFRFRESQSRQQMTVSGVEQ
- the istA gene encoding IS21 family transposase: MYGMVDKEYIRKKHYVEGWSIREISKSCKVARQTVRKMLKNSEIPQYTLTKPRPRPVMEQWLPIIETWLREDEAPSVPKKQRHTSARIHERLKEEYPEEFTAAESTVRHWVARIRNKKKEAFIPLTADAGELAEVDFGHVVIKLGNETKKVCIFVMRMRSSGVPFAHAFHTEKLEAFLEGHRLAFEWFGGVPGDVRYDNPKTAVTKILAGPLREEHQLLSSLRAHYLFDSDFCRPGEPHEKGGVENSVGYVRRNTCVPVPDVPDLDALNAQLLDWCTKQRDKRWSEWEQEQLALRPLPTHPYRCATAHPVVVNKLCLVNFERNRYSVPSIYVGKTLTLMAYAERIEVLDRERVVATHVRCHDRNETFLELDHYLPVLAYKPHAATHAAVVRQLPEVYQRIRRRMTATRMDGYKDFVAILQLHRTFSPQDILRAIEDIGPDVVTADQIRAKLLPMDAAASVFTVPDELKQFRTMKQNPARYDSLTKRVIH
- a CDS encoding Rha family transcriptional regulator, whose protein sequence is MNERRIVARGGKFVADSREVARVTETRHHNLIAKIDGFVKVLVTDLNFKVSDFFLETSYQDTTGRTLKRYDITRKGCDMVANKTTRGKESCNSSLRAMSFSPILGRSDMAMWLRHWRFRFLRIRDESSFGSTCSIAYGTITHFGGPIYRRNKREL